The Neomonachus schauinslandi chromosome 13, ASM220157v2, whole genome shotgun sequence DNA segment GGTCGAAGCCAGCCTGGGAGTAAGCAGCATCAGACTGCCGTATCTGACACGGGATGGGATGCAGGACACAGCAGAGCAGCATTTGAAAGAGATGCTCTGCCTCGCCCCGGGCCTGCAGCCACTCCAGGCTGAGCGCTGGCCTCCCCTGGGGTGGAGAAGTTGTTTTCAGAATGCTCTTTGCTTTGAGAAAACCAGGGAAGGAGCAGCCAAGCACAGGAGGAAAATACACCCCGTCTTGTGTTTCCCTCTGCCTTCGACCATGGGTATTTTACCAACTGCCAATTAAGGGGCTGCTGGGACAGGTGTGGATACAGGCAACATGATTTCCATCTCCCCCGAGTTAAGGCACTGGCAGCTCAGGAAAACCGAACTCCTAGGGCACAGAGGACCTGTAGGCAAGAGTCAGGTGAGCTTTCCATTACGGTTTTGCAGTTACAACTTTTATTTCAAAGGATACACACAACACATTCATATTCTGAACATTGGAAAGGCAACCTTTCTCGAGCAAAAATGCATTCCTTCCTTGTTCGTCTCCCACTAGACTCCTGGCTTGGCAAACACTGTACCACCGAGGACAGTTATCAGAAGGGAATGGGCAGCTGGTTCCAAATGACATCTTGACACCACAGCGGGGTTTTCTTGCCAGAGGGATCTTGTGTTAATGGGCTGgagaacaagattttttttttttaaactttaagaacCATCCTCTCCAGCCGGTGGGACGTGCTCCCTCAGAGTTGCACTTCGGATGTCAGCTACAGGCGTCCCTGTGGAGACTGTCAAAACTTTGATTACCCCACGGCCATCATCAGCCCACCTACCTTCAGCCTGAAGCCGACACAGCCAGCCCTGCCTGTCCATATTCATGGCCCAGCAGCGGCCACGGCTGCGGGCCGCTGGACCAGGGGACTGCTCAGAGCCAGACGACAGGGAAGGCGGCTGGGACAGCTCTGTCCAACAGAGGAAAGGGCAGCGCTTTCTTCTTCACTGGGATGCATCTTGCTTTGGGCCACCTCCTTCTTGATACCATCCAGGTCTTTGTCTCGGCAAAGTTGGAAATCAAAAGCAGGCACCCGCCTGAGTGATCCTACTGCTAAGAATTCATTGTAATAATCCCCATACCTTCTTCGTATCCTGGTCTTTCAGGCTCAAGGAGAAGACAGGAGCAGGAGTGGTAGCAGGGAGGGTCCACGGACACCCCGGCCCCCTCACCGCCGGCCGAAGCGGAAGCTGAAGCCACCTTTTTTTCTGCTATAACTGCTGAGCTCCTCGGCCAGGGTCCCTAACGGGCTGCTGGCCTTCTCACCATCCGCGGGGAGGAAGCCAGTAGCCTCGCTGCCATCATCCTGCCTCCCGAACCGGAACCTGAAGCCAGCGCGCTGTTGGCCCGACGTCTGCAGCTCCTTGGCCATGACAAGCAGGCCATGAGGTTGTGGGGCTCTCGGCCACCGCGAGGAGCCCCGGGGGAGGGGGACGCGGTGTCCCCCGGGCAGGTCGGCCCAGCTCAT contains these protein-coding regions:
- the LOC110581829 gene encoding orexigenic neuropeptide QRFP; this encodes MIGPHALSCLLLLPLGACFPLLDREEPMATVQGVRGGMSWADLPGGHRVPLPRGSSRWPRAPQPHGLLVMAKELQTSGQQRAGFRFRFGRQDDGSEATGFLPADGEKASSPLGTLAEELSSYSRKKGGFSFRFGRR